The Patescibacteria group bacterium genome has a segment encoding these proteins:
- a CDS encoding ferredoxin--NADP reductase — MPDFTPYRIARREQLTPTIISFTLQPETGQLIEYQPGQFVMVGVYDKAGQIIAKKPYSICSTPTNKHELQLSYKIQGEFTHRLAELRENDRVAIAGPFGVFTLRPQTTRDVVLLAGGIGLTPLLGMLRYAADNNITQNFTLLYAVRSPEELAFKTELDILAQQHPNIKCVYFAESFSDDWSGERGRITPELLKIYSDPMAAKEYYICGPPIFIQIMIKLLADGGVPAQQVHNEKF; from the coding sequence ATGCCTGATTTTACACCGTATCGAATTGCGCGCCGGGAGCAGCTGACGCCCACGATTATTTCTTTTACCCTACAACCGGAAACGGGCCAGTTAATTGAATACCAGCCTGGGCAATTTGTCATGGTTGGAGTCTACGATAAAGCTGGTCAGATAATCGCCAAGAAACCCTATTCTATCTGCAGCACGCCCACCAACAAGCACGAACTCCAGCTTTCTTACAAGATCCAGGGGGAGTTTACGCATCGGCTGGCTGAGTTGCGGGAGAATGACCGGGTCGCGATCGCCGGGCCATTCGGCGTGTTTACCCTGCGTCCGCAGACCACCCGGGATGTAGTGCTGCTGGCTGGCGGCATCGGCCTGACGCCGTTGTTGGGTATGCTACGTTACGCGGCTGATAATAATATTACGCAGAACTTCACCCTTCTGTACGCCGTTCGCAGTCCGGAAGAGCTAGCTTTCAAAACTGAATTGGATATACTGGCCCAACAACATCCCAACATCAAGTGCGTCTATTTTGCTGAATCATTCTCCGATGACTGGTCTGGCGAACGCGGACGGATTACGCCGGAACTGCTAAAAATATACAGTGATCCGATGGCAGCTAAAGAATACTACATTTGCGGACCGCCGATATTTATCCAAATAATGATCAAGCTATTGGCAGATGGCGGCGTCCCCGCCCAGCAGGTGCATAATGAGAAGTTTTAA
- the bcp gene encoding thioredoxin-dependent thiol peroxidase, whose product MNITVGQKAPDFSLADQSGQVRHLNQYRGSWVLLYFYPQDDTPGCTTEACGLRDAFPDFGKLDTVVLGVSTDSVASHKKFAAKYHLPFTILADEQKEVVKLYGVWAPKKFLGKEFLGTKRVSFLIDPAGLIAKIYDPVKPAAHTDEVKRDLKILRGK is encoded by the coding sequence ATGAATATTACTGTCGGACAAAAAGCGCCGGATTTCTCACTGGCCGATCAGAGCGGTCAGGTTCGCCACTTGAACCAATACCGCGGCAGTTGGGTATTGTTGTATTTTTACCCCCAAGATGACACGCCCGGCTGCACCACCGAAGCCTGCGGCCTGCGTGATGCTTTCCCAGATTTTGGCAAATTAGACACCGTGGTTTTGGGCGTCAGCACCGATTCGGTGGCCAGCCACAAGAAGTTTGCCGCGAAGTACCATCTGCCGTTCACTATCCTGGCCGATGAGCAGAAAGAAGTGGTCAAACTTTACGGCGTTTGGGCGCCGAAGAAGTTTCTCGGCAAAGAATTTCTCGGTACGAAACGGGTTTCGTTTCTCATTGACCCCGCAGGCTTGATTGCCAAGATATATGACCCGGTCAAACCCGCCGCCCATACCGATGAAGTTAAACGCGATCTGAAAATACTCCGCGGCAAATAA
- a CDS encoding beta-propeller domain-containing protein — protein MFLQRRLDSYVALVSSLIIVFIGATLYIGLDHKLNQTADTKPSPRELHYPGNGYFTSADDFKSFLQESSSVNARNYSNARVTDLALPNMAEQDAAGILKSTSGASRYSQTNVQVAGIDEPDIVKTNGQEIFISTESPYYGAVEPAILEEDQAVKSSASSETALPAPTTPTRIVSALPADKAAVASTLAKTGPLLYAQDTLVVFSTDKKVTGYNVADQNKPTQSWTYDIDGSYLTARLWQNKIYLIVDASIDESNPCPIQPLATDHTTITIPCNRVYHPAADTAVDSTYSVMKIDPATGQVEQSLSFVGSTDASTVYVSPNAIYLTHPAVIDYAAYSYTSMIESALTLLPTSVQDKITRLNTYDISIEAKYTELQSILDDYYNSLTAEDRLRQQTAIEKSLDAYFQEHRRELEKTGLTKITLSDLTVTATGEVPGYPLNQFSIDEYQGNLRIATTSSSQFSSLGSGDTANDIYVFDSKLDKIGQLQNLGLGETIYSARFVGNRGYLVTFRQTDPFFVLDLSDPRKPELKGELKIPGYSSYLHPLTDTLVLGVGAESSHAKLSLFDVTDANKPIELANQKLDDYWSEAQNNHHAFLQDAQHKVFFLPGGTNGYVYSYDANTLTLAKKVDGLSMKRAVYLDNNLYIIGESSLVVLDETNWNQVGQLQYPTN, from the coding sequence ATGTTTTTACAACGACGCTTGGACAGTTACGTAGCTCTGGTATCCAGTCTGATTATTGTCTTTATCGGCGCTACATTGTATATCGGGTTGGATCACAAGCTAAATCAAACAGCCGATACTAAACCATCCCCGAGGGAACTCCACTACCCCGGCAATGGTTATTTTACCAGCGCCGACGATTTCAAGAGTTTTCTCCAAGAATCATCGAGTGTCAACGCTCGCAATTATTCCAACGCCAGGGTAACTGACTTAGCATTGCCGAATATGGCCGAGCAGGATGCGGCTGGTATTCTAAAATCGACCAGCGGCGCCAGCCGATATTCACAAACCAATGTCCAAGTGGCGGGCATCGACGAACCTGATATCGTCAAGACAAATGGCCAAGAAATATTTATCTCTACCGAAAGCCCCTATTATGGCGCGGTTGAACCAGCTATACTGGAAGAAGACCAAGCGGTCAAGAGCAGCGCATCGAGTGAAACGGCCTTGCCCGCCCCCACCACTCCCACCCGGATTGTTTCTGCGCTTCCGGCTGACAAAGCCGCCGTCGCCAGCACGTTGGCCAAAACTGGCCCACTACTCTATGCGCAAGATACACTGGTTGTTTTTTCCACCGATAAAAAAGTGACGGGCTATAACGTAGCCGATCAAAATAAGCCAACCCAAAGCTGGACTTACGACATTGATGGCTCGTATCTGACCGCGCGCCTGTGGCAGAATAAAATCTATCTGATTGTCGACGCTAGTATCGACGAATCAAATCCCTGTCCGATCCAACCTCTAGCGACCGATCATACAACTATCACTATTCCTTGCAATCGGGTATACCATCCAGCCGCTGATACGGCCGTCGACTCAACCTATTCAGTCATGAAGATCGACCCCGCTACCGGCCAAGTTGAACAGTCGCTTTCGTTTGTCGGCAGTACCGACGCGTCAACTGTTTACGTATCGCCGAATGCTATTTATCTGACCCATCCCGCCGTGATCGACTATGCGGCTTACTCTTACACCTCGATGATTGAATCGGCGCTGACCCTGCTGCCTACCAGCGTTCAAGATAAAATCACCCGGCTTAATACTTATGATATAAGCATCGAGGCCAAATATACGGAACTCCAATCAATCCTGGATGACTACTACAACTCGCTAACCGCCGAGGATCGTCTGCGCCAGCAAACCGCGATCGAAAAAAGCCTCGACGCGTACTTCCAGGAACATCGCCGCGAATTGGAGAAAACCGGCCTGACAAAAATAACCCTATCTGACCTGACAGTTACCGCTACCGGCGAAGTGCCCGGTTATCCCCTCAACCAATTCTCAATCGATGAATACCAGGGTAACCTGCGCATTGCCACCACATCAAGCAGTCAGTTCTCTTCTCTGGGCTCGGGGGACACCGCCAACGATATCTATGTCTTCGATAGCAAATTGGACAAGATCGGCCAGCTGCAAAATCTCGGATTGGGCGAGACAATATACTCCGCCCGTTTTGTCGGCAACCGCGGTTATTTAGTTACCTTCCGGCAGACCGATCCATTCTTCGTCCTCGACTTGTCCGATCCCCGCAAACCTGAATTGAAGGGTGAATTGAAAATCCCCGGCTACTCATCATATCTTCACCCCCTAACCGATACATTAGTCCTGGGAGTTGGGGCTGAGAGCTCCCATGCGAAGTTATCGCTGTTTGACGTGACCGACGCCAATAAACCCATCGAGCTGGCAAATCAGAAATTGGATGACTACTGGTCCGAGGCGCAGAATAATCATCACGCCTTCCTTCAGGATGCACAACATAAAGTGTTCTTCCTGCCGGGCGGAACTAATGGTTACGTGTATAGCTACGACGCCAACACCCTGACCCTGGCGAAAAAAGTAGATGGCCTGTCCATGAAACGGGCGGTATATCTCGATAACAATCTCTACATAATCGGCGAGTCGAGCCTGGTGGTGCTGGATGAAACCAATTGGAATCAAGTGGGTCAGCTTCAATATCCGACGAATTGA